The DNA region ACTCAATACTGCATAGGGAAGCTTTGCCAGCACAGGAGAACACCACCacagttcccattcccattccaccAGGTGTCCATGGCTCTGATCTACTCTGCAACAGGGCTTTTAAACATCTGCAGGATTGTCTTTTGCTTGCTCTTAGGCAGTGAACAAATATCATTAGTGTCACTGGTATTAACCACACAATTCAAAACCTTTCCTTCCTTGATGCTGGGGGATTTCACCCGAACCCTGGCAGGGGACTGCCAGTTTTCATTGCAGGAACCTTTCCTAGACTTGTGGTGATTGGTTTCAGCCTGACTTTTTGATCCTTTGGAGTCTTTTGCCCCCTTGGAGCTTCCCTTCCTGGCAGCAGAGTCTCTCCCAGAGCGAGGTGGTTTGGCACGAAGCAGATACTCGTCAGGAGAGCCCTTCTGCCTGTTCAGTGTCCTCTCCTCCTTGTCCAGCTCcttctgcagctgcagggccaagagcctgtcctgctcctcctgcctgcgCCTCTCATAGAACTCCTGCTCAAAGGCTCTTTGTGTCTGCAAGTTAAAATCATTCATCTGCTCTCCTTGGTCTTCTGCACTTTCTGAAAAGGTTCTTCTCCTCTTATCAAGCACGTCCAAGTCAATCATGGCATCAGCTGGGGCTTCCACTAGCTTCCTTTTGGGGGTCTCCTTAGAGTTCTGTGGCCTTTGTGGTGTCTCTTCATTTGAGTGTGCAGCCTCCTTCCCCAGAGCAGGCAACACAGTCTGGCTGTCAGACATCACCCAATTCATTCCTAACTGACCAGAGGTACAAGATTCATCAGCCTCTTCAAGGTTTACCCTTTGGACATCTGTCAAATTGCCACTGTCTGACTCAATTCCATCATCAACTCCATTGGATATAAGAACTGTCCTAGACCCTTCCTCTTCTGTGGTTCCATGAAGTGCATCTGGAACTCCATCTTCTAAACCATTTGGTCCTggtgcttcttcctgctttgtggCAGTTTCACCTGAAGCTGAGGCACTGAAATAGTTCATGCACGATTCCAGAAATGAATCCTTAGCTGCAGAATCTTTATTTACACTGGTCAGCTGTGGAGAC from Melospiza melodia melodia isolate bMelMel2 chromosome 12, bMelMel2.pri, whole genome shotgun sequence includes:
- the RNF168 gene encoding E3 ubiquitin-protein ligase RNF168, which codes for MSKKSKAPLSLSDCLCQICMEIFVEPVTLPCSHTLCNSCFQMTVEKACLSCPFCRRRVSSWARYNSRRNTLINWELWEKIQKDYPQECERRMNGQDLDEEICVPKPQHQLSKPGELRQEYEAEISKVEAERRAHEQEENKASEEYIQRLLAEEEEEHRLAEERRKEMEKQLKQDEELAWQLSNSLNEDPEGHVPGSPSPAHSLSLQTSPLILSKAKNKPSNSGDIQKYLSPKNSGMLGSALFSSTTGRGGSNSVSGETNSNEGSSSAVQDEQEEMPTLSPQLTSVNKDSAAKDSFLESCMNYFSASASGETATKQEEAPGPNGLEDGVPDALHGTTEEEGSRTVLISNGVDDGIESDSGNLTDVQRVNLEEADESCTSGQLGMNWVMSDSQTVLPALGKEAAHSNEETPQRPQNSKETPKRKLVEAPADAMIDLDVLDKRRRTFSESAEDQGEQMNDFNLQTQRAFEQEFYERRRQEEQDRLLALQLQKELDKEERTLNRQKGSPDEYLLRAKPPRSGRDSAARKGSSKGAKDSKGSKSQAETNHHKSRKGSCNENWQSPARVRVKSPSIKEGKVLNCVVNTSDTNDICSLPKSKQKTILQMFKSPVAE